Proteins from a single region of Desulfobacter postgatei 2ac9:
- the tnpC gene encoding IS66 family transposase — protein sequence MNQEAFANINDVEKLKEIMASFVSDFSDREHNYKAEIKILNEQIKSLLDRLFGKKTEKINKDDGQRSLFDTFEPDTPILDDEPEEISVPAHKGKKTGRKPLPANLPRVEVIHDLSEEEKTCGCGCMKSRCGQEESEQLEIIPAQMRVIKNIRYKYACKNCEGVEDDGPTVSIARMPEQMIPKSIATPGLLAHILTAKFADALPFYRQEKQFHRIGVDIHRSNMCNWAIKVAQGCEILLEFMKGEILNGPVINIDETTVQVLKEPKRSKCYMWVFKGGTPDNPIILFQYHPTRSGDVARNFLNGYQGIVQTDGYGAYDFLDHIEGIIHVACWIHARRKFMEVVKAAGNKDGKPTGISGKALKYISKLYKIEREAKELGLSADGLYRKRQEQALPILDEFKKWLDAQVEKVPPKSLLGKAINYTLNQWHRLVLYTESGLVMPDNNVVENAIRPFVVGRKNWLFSCTSEGARASACIYSLIETAKANGLEPYWYLKFLFENLPEAMTEDEFKALMPQNVDKNLLENYTTPR from the coding sequence ATGAATCAAGAGGCTTTTGCGAACATAAATGACGTTGAGAAATTAAAAGAAATAATGGCTTCTTTTGTCAGTGATTTTTCAGACAGAGAACACAATTATAAAGCCGAAATAAAAATTCTCAACGAGCAGATTAAAAGCCTTCTGGACCGACTTTTTGGCAAAAAGACAGAAAAAATTAATAAGGATGACGGTCAACGCTCCCTTTTCGATACTTTTGAACCGGATACTCCCATATTAGACGACGAGCCCGAAGAAATCAGTGTGCCTGCCCATAAGGGGAAAAAAACAGGGCGCAAGCCTTTGCCTGCAAACCTTCCACGGGTTGAAGTGATCCACGATCTGAGCGAGGAAGAAAAAACATGTGGCTGTGGTTGCATGAAATCGCGTTGTGGCCAGGAAGAATCTGAACAGCTTGAGATTATTCCGGCACAGATGAGAGTGATCAAGAATATCCGTTATAAATACGCATGTAAAAACTGTGAAGGTGTTGAAGATGACGGCCCGACAGTGTCCATTGCCAGAATGCCGGAACAAATGATCCCCAAAAGCATTGCAACCCCAGGACTTCTGGCTCATATCCTGACCGCCAAATTTGCAGATGCCTTGCCTTTCTACCGGCAGGAAAAACAGTTTCACCGAATTGGAGTAGACATTCACAGATCAAATATGTGCAATTGGGCAATAAAAGTGGCCCAGGGCTGTGAGATCCTGCTGGAATTCATGAAGGGTGAAATCCTTAACGGTCCAGTGATCAATATTGATGAAACAACTGTCCAAGTTCTGAAAGAACCGAAACGGTCAAAATGCTATATGTGGGTGTTCAAAGGAGGAACACCGGACAATCCCATTATTCTGTTCCAGTATCACCCAACTCGATCCGGGGATGTTGCCCGTAATTTTTTGAACGGCTATCAGGGTATTGTCCAAACGGATGGTTATGGCGCATATGACTTTCTTGATCATATTGAGGGAATCATTCATGTTGCCTGCTGGATACACGCACGTCGAAAGTTCATGGAGGTGGTCAAAGCTGCCGGGAATAAAGACGGCAAACCGACAGGAATCTCCGGCAAAGCCCTGAAGTACATCAGCAAATTATACAAAATAGAGAGAGAGGCCAAAGAACTTGGTTTGTCTGCTGATGGACTTTACCGGAAAAGGCAGGAACAAGCCTTGCCTATCCTTGATGAATTTAAAAAATGGTTGGATGCTCAAGTTGAGAAGGTGCCCCCCAAAAGCCTTCTTGGCAAAGCCATCAACTACACCCTTAATCAATGGCATCGGCTGGTCCTGTATACGGAAAGTGGTCTGGTAATGCCCGACAATAATGTGGTTGAAAATGCAATAAGACCCTTTGTGGTCGGTAGAAAAAATTGGTTATTTTCGTGTACATCCGAAGGCGCCAGGGCCAGTGCCTGCATTTACAGCCTAATCGAAACCGCCAAGGCCAATGGACTTGAACCTTATTGGTACCTCAAATTTCTTTTTGAAAATTTACCGGAAGCCATGACGGAAGACGAATTTAAAGCTTTGATGCCACAAAACGTGGATAAAAACTTGCTGGAAAACTATACAACACCCCGATAG
- a CDS encoding plasmid mobilization protein — MENKRTKCLKSYVTAKEHAKIQQLAKQTGLSVSDYIRRIITGQRIESRLDQKAFLSALKVNADLGRLGGLFKYYLSQGFKNVPPGEIRKVLHDIEDRQRQLKPVISKIRDMM, encoded by the coding sequence ATGGAAAATAAACGTACAAAATGCCTTAAATCATACGTCACAGCCAAAGAACACGCCAAAATACAGCAGTTAGCCAAACAAACCGGCCTGTCTGTTTCTGATTATATCCGCAGGATTATAACCGGCCAACGGATAGAATCAAGGCTTGACCAAAAGGCTTTTTTATCTGCTCTTAAAGTGAATGCTGACCTTGGCCGGCTTGGGGGGCTGTTTAAATACTATCTTTCCCAAGGGTTTAAAAATGTGCCTCCTGGAGAAATAAGAAAGGTGCTGCATGACATTGAAGACAGGCAGCGGCAGCTCAAGCCGGTCATTTCTAAAATCCGGGATATGATGTAA
- a CDS encoding AAA domain-containing protein: MKIQVLNLEGIHNREIKGLEAIEKSFPKAWIAYASLELYREQRGSREFDLVIVTYDRVLAIEIKDWNGELKSDGSSWFLNSESRGKSPVLAIDKKAKILYGQLKKISHQIQPIDNISVEGVVVLTGTAGKKDLTQDEKNSVFTLDDFLGIVNEIKYKKVFKYLNRGRDLCKNKAVFDHFFQNKKLFKPQEQTFHNHQIIGDAIYQHPKYIYKEFQAVDINVKSKALLRLWDLSSDTLPIEHHTQEAKREIVEREPLVLSYIKEISPELFEKRAILEQKSYVGTQIIADEYAELYDLPTSQERLSQFINSSNLTSTERISLIKFMLSSFSDIHGTNVAHRDLGQDCIWASPTKISFSGFMSATLPNNRTIRQRLPILQSNRIILPEHELDGLKTDPFKQDVFLLGVAAHLIAFGEKPDLDDGVPEWKKKENFEEYHQWFEKALSWEPSDRFSNAKEMLDAFNEIAIDQNDSIDISDQISNYQINDVIMAKYRADQTLKKPPPAIVYKSECNAFPVIVKCWNIANDHDLHKNIDIYNFFETVEKYKRIQSDYLAKIIDCGIDQLNSIFMVQEYYEGISFSELNDIDSLEQKSLIALKLIDGVENLHQNEIYHRDIRIENIIFVKSSDSITPIIIDVIEYMKRDYCQNYCPKDYESISLEERDIYAVALVVCEILGIKYSLQNGVAEIQEGTGVLKPLNKILKDMTLASHSDRLTVLGSLKDELKCIVEPPIKKENKEITIQVTTNELSRDINFDKVYSEAEPNLLASDNGLLYVKCNIRKDDTPSDLFIIGMNQEIKIKYDKKSKKILKCWVNYIEGQKAIIASNKPLYKPFEASIYIKLSNKFIVSEMEAWITDEVLQSVSQENDICESEDDEFDEFLSTNEKTPPNVSDALSLSDRWNELIEVEEDLTVEVRVIGQPVYRSEENVLIIPYDYSSVTPDFNENDSVKVLYQNKQGEERSIGELDLNRTTTDTLYIMVRNLPIDIEVINKLTLDSLWQKESFKRRLNATKRILNKRSVIPNLIDLLDGEYETIITREDVEFDEELIERYFGDNEAQVDSFKRILVNRPLGLLQGPPGTGKTKFVAAFVHYLFQRLGISNILLVSQSHEAVNNIGEAIVKLNAEIEPDFYLEMVRVGAEGVISKSLLKYHSIGLKEKYSSTFKAEFKKRISIVGKSIGLPERFVSIYFDVQQTLGVLSKKIHELLGTDEKAQSRTIQKRVNSLRDRFWQIYDGKYKKAYGEPNDEINETLVSLENKIKEKYGISSYPHYLTKLNKLISLGEEWLKVLDSNIRGYEEFLARTRHIIIGTCVGVGKPSLKIHDNMYDWVIIDEAARCNPSELAVSMQVGKNILLVGDHKQLPPMIDDLVLERTSRKLKISQTELKKSEFQRLMESNFGKRCGCGLNKQYRMCKPIADMISDVFYKHDGIELITMREIDYNFTATLPDILDKSVTWIDTSSVDRRAFHRQDELKSLYNPYEANTVISILDQLYNSDLFIEFLSQKSFNEPPIGVICPYAAQKKYLNREILKKGWPSDFMNLLKIDTIDSYQGKENEIIIVSLTRNDKKITKGFLKYPERINVSLSRARERLVIIGATRMWDIAPADMPLRKILEYIEIRKDSKDYGLYDAADLFRIDGDLS, translated from the coding sequence ATGAAAATCCAGGTACTAAATCTCGAAGGAATCCACAATCGTGAAATTAAAGGTCTGGAGGCCATTGAAAAATCATTCCCCAAAGCGTGGATAGCCTATGCTTCACTTGAATTATATAGGGAGCAAAGAGGAAGCCGGGAGTTTGATTTGGTTATAGTAACTTATGACCGTGTACTTGCTATTGAAATAAAAGATTGGAATGGAGAATTAAAAAGCGATGGATCTTCTTGGTTTTTGAATTCCGAATCAAGAGGAAAATCTCCAGTTTTGGCAATTGATAAAAAAGCTAAAATTCTATATGGCCAATTGAAGAAAATTTCTCATCAAATTCAACCAATAGATAACATTTCGGTTGAAGGTGTTGTCGTTCTGACTGGTACGGCTGGAAAAAAGGATCTCACTCAAGATGAAAAGAATTCTGTGTTTACATTGGATGATTTTTTGGGAATTGTTAACGAAATAAAGTACAAGAAAGTATTCAAGTATCTTAATCGAGGCCGAGACTTATGCAAAAACAAAGCCGTTTTTGATCATTTTTTTCAAAATAAAAAACTATTTAAACCACAAGAACAAACATTTCACAATCATCAAATTATTGGGGATGCTATATATCAACATCCCAAATATATATATAAAGAATTTCAGGCAGTTGATATAAACGTAAAATCGAAAGCGTTGTTGCGGTTATGGGATCTTTCATCGGACACACTACCGATTGAACACCATACCCAAGAGGCAAAAAGGGAAATTGTTGAACGCGAACCACTAGTTTTGTCATACATCAAAGAAATTTCTCCTGAGCTTTTCGAAAAAAGAGCGATTTTAGAACAAAAGTCATATGTTGGTACCCAAATTATCGCGGATGAATATGCTGAGCTTTATGATTTGCCAACAAGCCAAGAAAGACTGTCTCAATTCATAAATAGTTCAAATTTAACATCGACAGAACGAATAAGTTTAATAAAATTCATGCTTTCAAGTTTTTCAGATATTCACGGAACCAATGTTGCGCATAGGGATTTAGGGCAAGATTGTATATGGGCAAGCCCAACCAAAATTAGTTTCTCCGGCTTTATGTCAGCCACGTTGCCCAATAATCGGACGATTAGGCAACGGTTGCCAATTTTGCAATCTAACAGAATTATACTGCCTGAACATGAATTAGATGGCTTGAAGACTGATCCGTTTAAACAGGATGTGTTTTTGTTGGGTGTGGCAGCTCATTTAATAGCCTTTGGAGAAAAACCTGATTTAGATGATGGGGTGCCTGAGTGGAAAAAAAAGGAGAATTTTGAAGAATATCATCAATGGTTTGAGAAAGCATTGTCATGGGAGCCTTCTGATCGATTCTCGAATGCCAAAGAAATGCTTGACGCTTTTAATGAGATTGCTATCGATCAAAACGACTCAATTGATATATCTGATCAAATTTCGAATTATCAAATAAATGATGTAATAATGGCAAAATATAGAGCTGATCAAACTCTAAAAAAACCACCCCCTGCCATAGTTTATAAATCTGAATGTAATGCTTTTCCAGTAATAGTAAAATGCTGGAATATAGCAAACGATCACGATCTCCATAAAAATATCGATATATATAATTTTTTTGAAACTGTTGAAAAATATAAAAGAATCCAAAGTGATTATTTGGCAAAGATTATAGACTGCGGCATTGATCAGTTAAACAGTATCTTTATGGTGCAAGAATATTATGAAGGTATAAGCTTTAGTGAATTGAATGATATTGATTCACTTGAGCAGAAATCCTTAATAGCCTTAAAATTAATCGATGGTGTTGAAAATTTACACCAGAATGAAATTTATCATAGGGACATTAGGATTGAAAACATCATCTTCGTTAAGTCTTCTGACAGTATTACTCCAATCATAATTGATGTTATAGAATATATGAAACGGGACTATTGCCAAAACTATTGCCCGAAAGATTATGAAAGCATCTCTCTAGAAGAAAGAGATATTTATGCAGTTGCTCTGGTCGTTTGTGAAATACTGGGAATTAAATATAGCCTTCAGAATGGAGTAGCAGAAATACAAGAGGGAACTGGTGTCTTAAAACCCCTAAATAAAATTTTAAAAGATATGACCTTGGCAAGTCATAGTGACAGATTGACGGTGTTGGGAAGCTTGAAGGATGAATTGAAGTGTATTGTTGAGCCACCAATAAAAAAAGAAAACAAAGAAATAACAATACAAGTTACCACCAATGAACTATCAAGAGATATAAACTTTGATAAGGTGTATAGCGAGGCTGAACCTAATTTATTGGCATCTGATAATGGGTTATTATACGTAAAATGTAATATCAGGAAAGACGATACTCCTAGTGACCTTTTTATCATAGGCATGAATCAAGAAATAAAAATTAAATATGATAAAAAATCAAAAAAAATTTTGAAATGTTGGGTTAATTATATAGAAGGGCAGAAGGCTATAATCGCCAGTAATAAACCCTTATATAAACCATTTGAAGCTTCAATATACATTAAATTGTCCAACAAATTTATTGTTTCGGAAATGGAAGCATGGATTACTGACGAAGTTCTACAGTCTGTTTCACAAGAAAATGACATCTGCGAGTCTGAGGATGATGAATTTGATGAATTCCTATCAACTAACGAAAAAACACCCCCCAATGTTTCCGACGCCTTAAGTCTTTCGGATAGATGGAATGAATTAATTGAGGTTGAAGAAGATCTTACTGTTGAGGTCCGCGTGATAGGCCAACCTGTATACAGAAGTGAAGAGAATGTGCTTATCATCCCGTATGACTATAGCAGTGTAACACCGGACTTCAATGAAAACGATTCTGTGAAAGTGCTTTATCAAAATAAGCAGGGAGAGGAAAGATCGATTGGTGAATTGGATCTGAACAGAACGACCACTGATACTCTTTATATTATGGTTAGAAATTTACCCATCGATATAGAAGTCATTAACAAACTTACTTTAGACAGCCTTTGGCAAAAAGAGTCTTTTAAAAGAAGACTTAATGCAACAAAAAGAATTCTGAACAAACGATCCGTTATTCCAAATTTGATAGATCTGTTAGATGGTGAATATGAAACTATAATAACCCGGGAAGATGTTGAGTTTGATGAAGAGTTAATCGAAAGGTATTTCGGTGACAATGAAGCCCAGGTAGATTCATTTAAAAGAATTTTAGTCAACAGGCCATTAGGGCTTTTACAAGGGCCTCCAGGTACCGGTAAAACAAAATTTGTTGCGGCCTTTGTCCATTATTTGTTTCAACGATTAGGTATCAGCAATATACTGCTTGTTAGTCAGTCCCATGAGGCCGTTAACAACATTGGAGAGGCGATTGTAAAGCTTAATGCCGAGATCGAACCTGATTTTTATCTGGAAATGGTTAGGGTTGGCGCAGAGGGAGTTATATCCAAATCCCTACTTAAATATCATTCTATCGGCCTTAAAGAAAAATACAGCAGCACTTTTAAAGCAGAGTTCAAAAAAAGAATATCGATAGTCGGAAAATCCATTGGGCTGCCCGAAAGATTTGTTTCTATCTATTTTGATGTTCAACAGACGCTGGGGGTGCTATCAAAAAAAATACACGAACTGCTGGGAACAGACGAAAAAGCACAAAGCCGAACAATTCAAAAAAGGGTAAACAGTCTTCGTGATAGATTTTGGCAAATTTATGATGGCAAATATAAAAAAGCCTATGGAGAGCCAAATGACGAAATTAATGAAACATTGGTCTCTCTTGAAAATAAGATAAAAGAAAAATACGGGATCTCATCGTATCCTCATTATCTCACCAAATTGAACAAACTGATTTCTCTTGGAGAAGAATGGTTAAAAGTATTAGACAGTAACATAAGAGGTTATGAAGAATTTTTGGCCAGAACTAGGCATATAATCATTGGGACCTGTGTTGGAGTAGGGAAGCCTTCCCTTAAAATTCATGATAATATGTACGATTGGGTAATTATTGATGAGGCTGCCCGGTGTAATCCAAGCGAATTGGCTGTTTCAATGCAGGTCGGTAAAAATATACTTTTAGTAGGGGATCATAAACAATTACCACCAATGATTGATGATTTAGTACTTGAACGAACCTCACGAAAGCTAAAGATATCGCAGACTGAACTTAAAAAAAGTGAATTTCAAAGATTGATGGAAAGCAATTTCGGCAAGAGATGTGGATGCGGCTTGAATAAACAATACCGTATGTGCAAACCAATTGCAGACATGATATCTGATGTCTTTTACAAACACGATGGCATTGAACTCATCACAATGCGCGAGATCGACTACAATTTCACTGCTACATTACCGGATATTTTAGATAAAAGCGTCACTTGGATAGATACATCTTCGGTTGATAGAAGGGCTTTTCATCGCCAGGATGAATTAAAGAGTCTTTATAACCCATATGAAGCAAATACTGTTATTAGCATATTAGATCAATTATATAATTCCGATCTTTTTATCGAATTTCTATCTCAAAAATCATTTAATGAACCACCTATAGGTGTGATTTGCCCGTATGCTGCACAGAAAAAATATTTAAATAGAGAGATTCTTAAGAAGGGTTGGCCTTCAGATTTTATGAATTTGTTGAAAATTGACACGATTGATAGCTACCAGGGGAAGGAAAATGAAATTATAATAGTAAGTTTGACAAGAAACGATAAGAAAATTACTAAAGGTTTCTTAAAGTATCCGGAAAGAATAAACGTCAGTCTTTCAAGAGCCAGAGAGCGCCTTGTAATAATAGGTGCGACCCGCATGTGGGATATTGCTCCTGCGGATATGCCATTACGAAAAATTCTTGAGTATATTGAAATAAGAAAAGATTCAAAAGATTATGGTCTGTATGATGCGGCTGACTTATTTAGAATAGATGGAGATCTGTCATAA
- the trbB gene encoding P-type conjugative transfer ATPase TrbB → MSVVLDSLKHNLGPIVTQALDDDNVIEIMLNPDGKLWLDTFDKGMVEVSAIPASSAAGILSQVASMLGAVVTKDSPVVEGELPLDGSRFEGLFPPVVANPTFTIRKKAIRIFTLDNYVRSGTMSPDQQQIICDAIANKKNILVVGGTGSGKTTLTNAILAELANIAGDERLVIIEDTSELQCLSKNKVMLRTNQNTNMQHLLKATMRLRPDRIVVGEVRGGEALDLLKAWNTGHPGGVCTVHANSCAGGLVRLQQLIAEVVPTPMDDLIQEVVDLVVFIKRTKQGRKIDDIAVINQKDTAIHNLKIPA, encoded by the coding sequence ATGAGCGTCGTGTTGGACAGTTTGAAGCATAATTTAGGCCCCATTGTCACCCAGGCCCTGGATGATGATAACGTGATTGAAATTATGCTCAATCCTGACGGCAAGCTATGGCTCGATACGTTTGACAAGGGAATGGTGGAAGTGTCAGCCATTCCTGCATCGTCTGCTGCGGGAATACTGAGCCAGGTTGCGTCCATGCTTGGGGCCGTCGTTACAAAGGATTCTCCCGTTGTTGAAGGTGAATTGCCCCTGGACGGCAGCCGGTTTGAGGGGTTGTTTCCTCCGGTTGTGGCCAATCCCACGTTCACAATCCGCAAAAAGGCCATCAGGATATTTACCCTGGATAATTACGTGCGGTCCGGAACCATGTCACCGGATCAGCAACAAATTATCTGTGATGCCATTGCAAACAAAAAAAATATCCTGGTGGTGGGCGGAACGGGATCAGGCAAAACAACCCTGACAAATGCCATTCTTGCAGAATTGGCAAATATTGCCGGCGATGAGCGGCTTGTTATTATCGAAGACACCAGCGAACTGCAGTGCCTGTCAAAAAATAAGGTGATGCTGCGTACAAACCAAAACACCAATATGCAACATCTTCTTAAGGCCACCATGAGGCTCCGGCCGGACAGAATCGTTGTGGGTGAAGTAAGAGGCGGGGAAGCCCTTGACCTGTTAAAGGCGTGGAATACCGGCCACCCGGGTGGCGTGTGCACCGTCCATGCCAATTCCTGTGCCGGGGGACTGGTCCGGCTGCAGCAGCTCATTGCTGAAGTGGTACCGACCCCCATGGATGATTTGATCCAGGAGGTAGTTGATTTGGTGGTTTTTATTAAAAGAACCAAACAGGGCAGAAAGATCGACGATATTGCCGTCATAAACCAAAAGGATACGGCAATACACAATTTAAAAATTCCAGCTTAA
- the tnpB gene encoding IS66 family insertion sequence element accessory protein TnpB (TnpB, as the term is used for proteins encoded by IS66 family insertion elements, is considered an accessory protein, since TnpC, encoded by a neighboring gene, is a DDE family transposase.) — translation MFSPTQNLKIHIALGSTDMRKSIDGLSILVSETLNLDPFSGHMFVFCNRKQNILKILYWDRNGFCLWHKRLEKDCFQWPKSKNEILTIGAKELSWLMDGLSIHQEKAHKPLKYSAVF, via the coding sequence ATGTTTTCTCCCACCCAGAATTTAAAAATTCATATTGCACTTGGGAGCACTGATATGCGTAAATCCATTGATGGGTTATCCATACTTGTGAGTGAAACATTGAATTTAGATCCATTCTCAGGACACATGTTTGTATTCTGTAATCGGAAACAGAATATATTGAAAATCCTGTATTGGGATCGTAATGGATTCTGTCTCTGGCACAAGAGGCTGGAAAAGGATTGTTTTCAATGGCCCAAGTCAAAAAATGAGATTTTAACCATTGGCGCAAAAGAACTTTCCTGGCTAATGGACGGGCTCTCAATTCATCAGGAAAAAGCACATAAGCCATTAAAATATTCGGCTGTTTTTTGA
- a CDS encoding TrbM/KikA/MpfK family conjugal transfer protein produces MKSLKITIIFLLAVVSIQGSAQAELSNIQTLACESILCLSSAVQPSECNPALNYFYGIKGDKISETLDLRRAFLNKCPDSSAQGMPSLINAIVNYSSPFCTLERLNHNLVEVRILVKHGRFRYNAKTIKVVNPELPAACRNYYNALINHEYTAYSQLSYVGTDLGYKKEDDDGNEFYVIYADSTSEQNQIAAALSDNHWEWY; encoded by the coding sequence ATGAAATCACTTAAAATCACAATTATTTTTTTATTGGCGGTAGTTTCAATCCAGGGATCAGCCCAGGCAGAATTGTCAAATATTCAAACATTGGCCTGTGAAAGCATCCTATGTCTTTCATCCGCCGTACAGCCGTCGGAGTGCAATCCGGCCCTGAATTATTTTTATGGAATAAAGGGTGATAAAATATCTGAGACCCTGGATTTAAGAAGGGCATTCCTGAATAAATGCCCGGATTCATCCGCACAGGGAATGCCGAGCTTGATTAATGCAATCGTCAATTATTCAAGCCCGTTCTGCACCCTTGAACGTTTAAATCACAATCTGGTTGAAGTGCGGATTTTAGTGAAACATGGCAGATTCAGATATAATGCTAAAACAATAAAAGTGGTTAATCCCGAATTACCGGCGGCTTGTCGGAATTATTACAATGCTCTCATTAATCACGAATATACAGCATACTCACAACTTTCTTATGTTGGAACTGATTTAGGATACAAGAAGGAAGATGATGATGGAAATGAATTTTATGTAATCTATGCAGACTCCACAAGTGAGCAAAACCAAATCGCTGCAGCGTTATCAGATAACCATTGGGAATGGTATTAA
- the traI gene encoding TraI/MobA(P) family conjugative relaxase — MISKRIHCEPQNDNIKRLGVYIGAGHEGEKLYAKWTAGCYAGQDYDLAIDEIKATQGMNTRTKKEKTYHMVVSFHPEDFKKLSLDDFKNIEKEFAVALGFEDHQRLCGIHINTDNPHMHVAYNMIHKEKYTRHDPFYDYYKRDKICRLLEEKYKLKVDVGVEQQFSDYVKQRQSDVKHAFDNAPDWQSLHEELATYGLTVQMRGNGCILAAIGHKQKDGHHIKLSDFDKNLSKKKLQDRFGSYEKSAGDYEVKEFFQREPKRENAKAKDFETKTGLKSFDTFVLESKDFIAQAAIKSGTWQDFHRELSRIGLEVKPRGAGFVLTDIGGKTKKNSSIPFSKTGMRIAKNGIILERPKKGDMNNGRNTGQPDNLKILGEFEPSQGGYTIENAYKFEPVKKLKSAKEREAWKIYIREQKQHNYTWIKFNKNFQRFYGEDYGM, encoded by the coding sequence ATGATATCAAAACGTATCCACTGCGAACCGCAAAACGACAACATAAAGCGTTTAGGGGTGTATATAGGTGCCGGCCATGAAGGGGAAAAGCTCTATGCAAAATGGACAGCCGGCTGTTATGCCGGGCAGGATTATGATCTGGCTATTGATGAAATTAAAGCCACCCAGGGAATGAATACCCGGACAAAAAAAGAAAAAACTTATCATATGGTGGTAAGTTTTCATCCCGAAGATTTCAAAAAACTTTCCCTGGACGATTTTAAAAACATTGAAAAAGAATTTGCAGTCGCTTTAGGTTTTGAAGACCATCAACGGCTCTGCGGAATACATATCAATACAGACAATCCCCACATGCACGTTGCTTACAATATGATTCATAAGGAAAAATACACCCGACATGATCCTTTTTATGATTATTATAAACGGGATAAAATATGTCGGCTCCTGGAGGAAAAATATAAGCTTAAGGTTGATGTTGGGGTTGAACAGCAATTTAGCGATTACGTTAAGCAGCGGCAATCAGATGTTAAACACGCCTTTGATAATGCACCGGATTGGCAGTCCTTACACGAAGAACTTGCCACTTACGGCTTAACTGTGCAAATGCGTGGGAACGGCTGTATCCTGGCTGCAATCGGCCACAAGCAAAAAGATGGTCATCACATAAAATTAAGCGATTTTGATAAAAATTTGTCAAAGAAAAAACTTCAAGACCGGTTTGGTTCCTATGAAAAATCAGCCGGGGATTATGAGGTAAAAGAATTTTTTCAACGGGAGCCAAAACGGGAAAACGCCAAAGCCAAAGATTTTGAAACTAAAACCGGGTTAAAATCCTTTGATACTTTTGTTTTAGAATCAAAAGATTTTATCGCCCAAGCGGCAATTAAATCTGGTACCTGGCAAGACTTCCATAGGGAACTGTCCAGAATAGGCCTTGAAGTCAAACCACGGGGGGCAGGGTTTGTTCTAACTGATATAGGCGGAAAGACGAAAAAAAATTCAAGCATCCCATTTTCTAAAACCGGTATGCGAATTGCCAAAAACGGCATTATCCTTGAACGCCCCAAGAAAGGAGATATGAATAATGGAAGAAACACAGGACAGCCCGATAATTTGAAAATTTTAGGAGAATTTGAACCATCCCAAGGCGGCTATACAATTGAAAATGCGTATAAATTTGAACCAGTGAAAAAACTTAAATCCGCCAAAGAAAGAGAAGCTTGGAAGATTTACATCCGTGAACAGAAACAGCATAATTATACTTGGATAAAATTTAATAAAAATTTCCAGCGTTTTTATGGTGAAGATTATGGGATGTAA
- a CDS encoding S26 family signal peptidase yields MTYKNKIIKIMLPCSLFFAVCFFISRCCYINASASLPRGIYLKTSRAIANGSFVVFHPTSAQQSFVSKYVKNTPLMKRVAALPGQAYQLPPALDTDSKGRPITAFEPKTGIVPANHLIVVGNTKFSLDSRYIGFVPQSSIIDTITPLFVFGH; encoded by the coding sequence ATGACATATAAAAACAAAATCATAAAAATTATGCTGCCCTGCAGTCTCTTTTTTGCAGTCTGTTTTTTTATATCTCGATGCTGTTATATCAATGCATCCGCCAGCCTGCCCCGAGGTATATATTTAAAAACCTCCCGGGCAATTGCCAACGGTTCCTTTGTTGTTTTCCATCCCACCTCGGCACAGCAGTCTTTTGTATCAAAGTACGTTAAAAATACCCCGTTAATGAAACGTGTGGCCGCTTTACCGGGGCAGGCATATCAACTGCCCCCGGCCTTGGATACAGACAGTAAAGGCCGTCCTATTACAGCGTTTGAACCCAAAACAGGCATTGTGCCTGCCAATCACCTAATCGTGGTTGGCAACACAAAATTTTCATTGGACAGCAGGTATATAGGCTTTGTGCCCCAATCTTCAATCATTGATACGATAACCCCTCTTTTTGTTTTTGGACATTAA